From the genome of Trichoplusia ni isolate ovarian cell line Hi5 chromosome 26, tn1, whole genome shotgun sequence, one region includes:
- the LOC113505707 gene encoding uncharacterized protein LOC113505707, with product MNQCCFICNNRTGLSLRNATSLFGEHNILTSGKRISEVLGEIVGKAVEDNKVHSNILCKKCHKSCSDYDSMQVKLQAIKTELLTQFKLSLQSHNLTYEDYEKNVQNSPPKPKPAVGKKFVLPASKLQPIPPDLLLKVGKLATLSKNNLLVPQIKPISASTLNLKVTVGSSVLTQTIKTSTAKPADKQTNADTNILTTLTNSLKEDMGITTSQNNMTQKSSILSFNVDSLPKDFLSGSLTKIDFKNEEEKVENNDEHNMEIDEDCLSVMPVSKTENGNIVLQVEDMQVNFVSQPESSTEVSEYLNVGLPSLSTADDEDVTDTQNYILGKLQIMNGDDDDDDGHTIVVDSENGSILRMMSGQKFIYEGGEISLVMPDEDSQQDGDQLENGDSQDSNDESQIELQVSGDEETANAIIAAAQEQGGAFIKVESGEMFRVKSVSSAPRPPLRVVAREAGRYRCLLCDRNDASSPTLGDAETMMRHLKSVHDARIYICQFCGEIMRRRTDYTTHIASHAAGRAAGGAGARAAPHRCATCGKCYSSRALLYLARGWAGGGRGRRAGRPAPLRDVRQYPTPLPSLARGWAGGGRGRRAGRPAPLRDVRQVLQQPRAAVAPASMLYSTQPLSPASHAAGRAAGGAGARAAPHRCATCGKCYSSRALLAEHANVHSGARPHVCHVCRKAFASKYTHQAHLKTHALRPRPYKCSQCGKSFLTQQNLNQHEKTHSGIKDFVCNICNKAFSTQHNLEVHGVVHSGNKAFACTACGKAFARRAELRDHMRIHTGERPFSCETCGARFTQRSNLHSHRRATHMDDKRYACTQCPKRFKRRRLLEYHIKASHTGERPLKCEFCHSSFVYPEHYKKHIRIHSGERPYVCEICGKSFNSRDNRNTHRFVHSDKKPYECVACGAGYMRKQLLYAHMNSSGHLAESIVVNQPRVIKVSENSVAQPEIQYVEAKPSNFDSIFEASELENSVKSVVKSETETAIEGTKLYITEDKKIILQDEKTTLNLIQDSEDPTLLTIHNIDRTDGTILEAVDADQLGDQAEIVANDENGGMVRLIQIKLPDGNNGWVALNR from the exons ATGAATCAATGCTGCTTTATATGCAACAACCGCACGGGCCTCTCACTTAGAAATGCGACTAGCCTGTTTGGTGAAcat AACATATTGACATCTGGAAAGCGGATCAGTGAGGTTCTGGGTGAGATAGTGGGCAAAGCGGTCGAGGATAACAAGGTCCACTCCAACATCTTGTGTAAGAAGTGCCACAAGAGCTGCTCCGATTATGACTCCATGCAAGTTAA ATTACAAGCTATAAAAACAGAATTACTAACCCAGTTCAAACTGTCTCTACAAAGTCATAACCTAACTTATGAAGATTATGAGAAGAATGTACAGAATTCTCCACCAAAACCCAAGCCCGCTGTGGGGAAGAAGTTTGTGTTGCCAGCATCAAAATTACAACCTATACCACCGGATTTACTGCTCAAAGTGGGGAAGTTGGCAACACTGtcgaaaaataatttgcttGTGCCTCAGATAAAG CCAATATCAGCATCAACGCTAAACCTCAAAGTAACCGTAGGCTCTTCAGTATTGACTCAAACTATAAAAACATCCACCGCTAAACCagcagacaaacaaacaaacgcagACACAAACATACTGACAACTTTAACTAACTCCTTGAAAGAAGACATGGGAATAACAACTTCTCAAAATAATATGACTCAGAAAAGTTCTATATTAAGTTTCAATGTGGACTCTTTGCCTAAGGATTTTTTGTCTGGATCCCTGACTAAGATAGACTTTAAGAATGAAGAAGAAAAAGTCGAAAACAATGATGAACATAATATGGAGATTGATGAGG acTGTTTATCCGTGATGCCTGTAAGTAAAACTGAAAACGGGAACATTGTACTGCAAGTTGAAGATATGCAGGTAAACTTTGTT TCCCAACCGGAGTCATCAACTGAAGTGTCGGAGTACCTCAACGTGGGTCTCCCGTCGTTATCAACAGCTGATGATGAAGACGTGACCGACACACAGAACTACATCCTCGGCAAGCTGCAGATCATGAacggtgatgatgatgatgatgatggcc ACACAATAGTAGTGGACAGTGAAAACGGTTCCATACTCCGCATGATGTCCGGACAGAAATTCATATACGAAGGAGGAGAGATCTCACTGGTCATGCCCGATGAGGACTCGCAGCAGGATGGAGACCAGCTCGAGAATGGGGACAGCCAAG ATTCGAACGATGAGTCTCAGATCGAGTTGCAAGTGTCCGGCGATGAGGAAACTGCGAATGCTATCATTGCGGCGGCTCAGGAACAAG GCGGCGCCTTCATCAAGGTGGAGTCTGGCGAGATGTTCCGCGTGAAGTCGGTGTCGTCGGCGCCGCGGCCGCCGCTGCGCGTGGTGGCGCGCGAGGCCGGCCGCTACCGCTGTCTGCTGTGCGACAGGAACG ATGCAAGTTCCCCAACACTGGGCGACGCAGAGACCATGATGCGTCATCTGAAGAGCGTCCACGACGCGCGTATCTACATTTGCCAGTTCTGTGGAGAGATCATGAGAAGACGGACAGACTATACCACTCATATAG CCTCGCACGCGGCtgggcgggcggcgggcggggcAGGCGCGCGGGCCGCCCCGCACCGCTGCGCGACGTGCGGCAAGTGCTACAGCAGCCGCGCGCTGCTGTA CCTCGCACGCGGCtgggcgggcggcgggcggggcAGGCGCGCGGGCCGCCCCGCACCGCTGCGCGACGTGCGGCAA TACCCAACCCCTCTCCCCAGCCTCGCACGCGGCtgggcgggcggcgggcggggcAGGCGCGCGGGCCGCCCCGCACCGCTGCGCGACGTGCGGCAAGTGCTACAGCAGCCGCGCGCTGCTGTAGCACCAGCTAGTATGTTATATAGTACCCAACCCCTCTCCCCAGCCTCGCACGCGGCtgggcgggcggcgggcggggcAGGCGCGCGGGCCGCCCCGCACCGCTGCGCGACGTGCGGCAAGTGCTACAGCAGCCGCGCGCTGCTGGCGGAGCACGCTAACGTGCACTCGGGCGCGCGCCCGCACGTGTGTCACGTCTGCAGGAAGGCCTTCGCCTCCAAGTACACGCATCAGGCGCATCTCAAGACGCACGCC TTACGCCCGCGCCCCTACAAGTGCAGTCAGTGCGGCAAGTCGTTCCTGACGCAACAGAATTTGAACCAACACGAGAAAACTCACTCCGGGATCAAAGACTTTGTCTGCAATATATGta ATAAAGCCTTCAGTACCCAGCATAACTTGGAGGTCCACGGTGTGGTCCACTCCGGGAACAAGGCCTTTGCGTGCACGGCCTGCGGGAAAGCCTTCGCCAGGCGGGCAGAGCTCAGGGACCATATGCGGATacatactg GCGAGCGTCCGTTCTCGTGTGAGACCTGCGGCGCCCGCTTCACGCAGCGCTCGAACCTGCACTCGCACCGCCGCGCCACGCACATGGACGACAAGCGCTACGCCTGCACGCAGTGCCCCAAGCGGTTCAAGCGGAGGAG ACTACTAGAATACCATATCAAGGCATCGCACACCGGCGAGAGGCCTCTGAAGTGCGAGTTCTGTCACTCGTCGTTCGTGTACCCCGAGCATTACAAGAAACACATCCGGATACACAGCGGGGAGAGACCTTATGTCTGTGAG ATCTGCGGCAAGTCGTTCAACTCCCGCGACAACCGCAACACGCACCGCTTCGTGCACTCCGACAAGAAGCCCTACGAGTGCGTCGCGTGCGGCGCCGGATACATGCGGAAACAGCTGCTCTACGCGCATATGAACAGCAGC GGTCACTTGGCTGAATCGATAGTTGTCAATCAACCTCGAGTTATAAAAGTATCGGAAAAT AGTGTAGCACAGCCAGAGATTCAGTATGTCGAAGCTAAACCTAGCAATTTTGACTCG ATATTTGAGGCGAGTGAATTGGAAAACAGTGTCAAGTCTGTTG TGAAATCAGAAACTGAAACAGCTATAGAAGGAACAAAACTATATATCACAGAAGATAAGAAGATTATTCTACAAGAtg AGAAAACAACATTGAATTTAATACAAGACAGTGAAGATCCGACCTTATTGACGATAc acaaCATTGATCGGACTGACGGAACGATTTTAGAAGCAGTTGATGCTGATCAACTTGGAGACCAGGCAGAG ATCGTAGCTAACGACGAGAATGGTGGTATGGTGCGGCTCATACAGATCAAGCTGCCAGATGGGAACAACGGCTGGGTCGCGCTCAACcgatga